tcttgtgtctctctctctttctgtatttctctgtgtttccctctcgactgtctttctctctgtctgctacACCCTCtccgtatgtctgtctgtctgtctctctgtctactctttttgtctctcttgttctccctgTCNNNNNNNNNNNNNNNNNNNNNNNNNNNNNNNNNNNNNNNNNNNNNNNNNNNNNNNNNNNNNNNNNNNNNNNNNNNNNNNNNNNNNNNNNNNNNNNNNNNNNNNNNNNNNNNNNNNNNNNNNNNNNNNNNNNNNNNNNNNNNNNNNNNNNNNNNNNNNNNNNNNNNNNNNNNNNNNNNNNNNNNNNNNNNNNNNNNNNNNNTTACCTTAGCGATTTCTGACAGATACGCACGCCTCTCGTCGTTGGTTTTATGAAATGCCTGTTGTTTAGGAGAGAAGGACACTGACAATTTGAATGGAAAGGGTACTTCACTTTTCAGATCCTGCGGCTCTATTTACATCCCCACAATCTGTTCATCTCCCAGAAAACTAAACTGAGCATAACAATTTTATTGCATCAATCATACCTGTGTTTCCGTGAGTgtcgtatgagtgtgtgtttgagagtatttctctgtgtgtctacaaGGAGGTCTTTCGGAAGGTCCTCGGCATTAATGAATGTGGGATTAGAAGTGGGATTATGGCGTCTAATGCTGTGAGATATTAGCCGTATTTGGTCTAATGTATCACGCTGAACAGAACAGTTAACAAAGGGCCCGGGCATGGAACAGAAGTGGGTCAAACGCAATCAGACAAACACTGTAACACCACATTTTCAAACGATCGAAAATAGTCAAACGAATCCCTAAATACTCGAATTAAGAATTTATGATTTGTACGGAGAGGTGCTGACTAGTGAAATATGGTTGTCTAAATATGACAAATGTAATTTGAGtattacagacagacagcaagggTTTGGGCGAGGGACTGATGGCAGACAAACAAGGTGGAGGGTGACAGGTGTTACCAAATTGACCACAGGTGTCACTGGCCTTTCCAACCAGTTCGGTACGTGACATAACCCACACAAACTCATCCCACAACATTTCACGCTAACCTTCCCTTCCTGTTCGATCCTCTGACGGCAGTCTGTCAGCTGACTCTGCAGGCCGGCCTTCTCATTGGTCAGTAGCTTCAGTCTCTGCCTCAGTGCATCCTGGGAAAGAGAACCAAAGTGTTGAGGCATCCCCTGCATGGAGTCCTTAATGGTAAGAAGGCAGTGTGAACCAGGTGGAGGGCTTCTATGAATGACGAAGGACACACTACCTCATGTGTAAAGGAAAGTGCTGTATGTCttatgttcatttagcagatgctacaATCCAAAACGACGTACAGGGAGAGGTTAGAACCTGCATTCAAACcctccaccactgagctatacctttCTAATGTCAATATCAAACAAACAATCAAACTAGATGACCTTGATACTGTACAACAGCCACGTCTAATAGCACACCATGTAAGCCTTACTGAAGTAACAAGGGTGTtaggttgtggcattgaaagCGGGAACTGGTAATCACTGAGTCATTCCTGGAGCGTGCTCTCTCAGGAATGAGGCCAATTTGTCTGGAGGTTTGTACAGAGCACAGAACAGTCATTGTGGCCCTTGGCGGAGTTGACCTGCATCGCCCTTCACCAGCAGGAATGACCACAGGTCAAAAAAGGCGCGCACGAATTCTAGAAGATGCCGTCAACCTCACActgctctctgtcagtctcacagacacaatctgctccatccctctccgcAACTGtcgttctctttccctcctttttctatctctctctctcaatcctcttgctctctctttcttgggaGATCAGGTTCACAGTCCTTTGGTACTGGAAACTAATGAGCAGCTGCCACTTcatactcacacagacaggcacacacatccattaaaccagacacacacataaccctcgAGAGTGTGTAATTGGTGTGTATTACTTTCCTATGGTTTCAGTAATCCAGTGATTACAGTGCCCTGGTTAAAGCCTGCTTTATTCTGCTTGCATCAGCAGGAGAAGCTCAAGTTGCAGATGGCATCGGTAGCACGCATCTCCCTCACGATTCTCAcgcacttctctctttctttctatctccgcctgtttctctctccctctctgcttgtcttcctccatctccctcttgtgtctctctctctttctgtatttctctgtgtttccctctcgactgtctttctctctgtctgctacACCCTCtccgtatgtctgtctgtctgtctctctgtctactctttttgtctctcttgttctccctgtctcctctctctctctctctctctctctcgctctctctccacatctctttttactctctcctctactctctatgagtctctctggctccctctggCTCCAAGTCTAGATAtgtctttcacacactcacacacactcacacacacaccttttactGTACCATAAGTACACTCACCATTGGCATGTCATCATAGGATCTTATTGAGGCCAATCGATCTGTACAAAAAAACGTTAAGAATAGTAAACGCAAAATTACCCGAAATTGAACTTGTAATAGGAGTGTGCTGGAAGCTAGAACTGTGACTGTGTTGATGAGGCAAATTGTGCGAATTAAAATACTTTTACCTACGGGGTTTCCTCGTAAATCCTCCAGTCTCTCGTGAAGGAGAGTGGTCTGCCTCTTCAGCTGTCCATTCAGGTCCACCTGGGTCTCATACCGAGTTTTCCACTCGTTACCTGGGGAACCCAGGATCAGCTATATTGTTATAGAAGGCCTAAACAGAAATACTGGGCTATACCGGGGCCAAAGGGAGATGCAAATCAAGTAAAGATATGCATAGTTGTGTCCCTCTTCAAAAGGTGTCATCTTACTACTGTTGACCTTTCCGACAATATAATAATTTACGCTACCTCTCAACGTTTGACTACAGCCTACTGCGGTACTTCCAAgaagggctctcaagtctcacgcatttcaaccatttctcacgcaacAACTTGTTTTTCTCAAGCTGAGTGAGAAaaaagggataacttgtcccgctatatacaattaatagACGAGTTGATACTTGTCTCGTGTTAATACAGACGTCAAAACCAGCCATCAGAAAGACGCCCCCAGTCGACCTGAACGTTATGTACCCAAACGTTGATAGCTAATGTTAATCTCACACCACACTTTTGATCAAACTTGAGAGCACTGTTCACAGTATGATACAGGCTATGCCGGACACTCACCTTCCCCATCGACACTGCGAAGTCTGTCTTGCAGTTCAGATAAAGTGCTCCTCAAATCGGATATGGAGTCCTCCAGCATTTCCCTAAAAGCAGAGGCACAGACTCTAAACACGCGTGACCTTGCTTCAACTTCCCTACTTTTGTTCAATCGTGCGGCCAAGTGTACTtacttcatttctctctcctgttccagTTCGGCCTGCAAGCGAGCTAGATCATATTTGCTCAAGTCTGTCTCTCCCATCTTAGGCCACTAAATTGCACTAATTACATGAAAAGTTTGTACCTCTGGTATCCCATGGAAACCGCCGTATCCGACTTGCTGTAGGAAGAGGCGTGACCGCAAGGCAATGGCCCATTAAAATGTACATACATTAGGACTACTTTTACTCACACAATCGACATAAATGTGGGACATAtgttttttattgtaaagttaTCCGATAGCAAAAGTTgagatatgtgtgtgcgttgcaCACGGGTCTAAATGACTCATTATGAATTAATACACTACCGGTTTCACCTTTTTATTTTAACCAAGGGACAATAAACAGAAATATCAATATTTGTATTCAGTAATGTAGCCTACACAGCCTAATCCTTCATTTAAATGGAGTTTGGGATTATCTTTGCAATATGAACAAATGGCATGAATAAATAGATTGTAATAGTGCAAATAATTAGAGCTGGGAAATACTTAGATAAAATACACTGTGAATCTCATACAATATCAAAAGATATACATTTTAAGATACAACAAGTCGGGAGTTAATCAATAAGATATCTAAATATagtatttaataataataataataaaaaacaccTTAAAGTAAAACCCTCTTTCTGCTAATTTTGCAAAAGAAAACAGAACACGTGACCACAGGAAATGTAGCCTCCACCCCTTACTTCCCTTTCTCCCCATACCCCTTCTCCCGCTTCTCTGCTCTGTCGGTTCTTCGGTTGTCGGGTTGTGGTCCCTCCAAAAACAAACAGAAGAGGCTGTAGTCAGAGGTACTCACATACAGTAGGCACCATGTCTGGCCCTACCATCCTACTGCCTTTGttactgctgctctctctgtcaagGTGAATAGTCCCACCCTTTCGCGTCTCAGGCCAAGACCCAAATGcaggtagggagtcaggtggctgagcggtgagggagtcgggctagtaatccgaaggttgccaggtcgattcccggtcatgccaactgacgttgtgtccttgggcaaggcacttcaccctacttgcctcgggggaatgtccctgtacttactgtaagtcgctctggataagagcgtctgctaaatgactaaatgtaaacgcaGACACCAGAGGCAGGTATAATAGGTAACAGTATTTTATTAATCCAATATTGCCAGGCTGAATCAGGTACCCGACAGGCAGGGTTTGGTACACGGGTAATCTAGATACAGATTCCGGGAACACTGAGAAGAACAATAAACCGTCTGGGACGACTCAGGAAACACAAGACGTACTGGCAaccagaacagggagagagagagagagagaggttaaatATACAAGTGTAGCAGAGTCAAACCGCCAACACAACCATTTCTGATCCACTCAGTAATACACAGTACTGATCACCAGGACGACTCATTGCATTATATGACGTCTCATACAATGCTACTATCTTCTGGATAAGCCTCAAAGGGGCTGATGCCATACCTGGTGTTCCCCTCTCCAAGGGGGGGAAGAGCCAGCCAACGGCCGACCTTTCTCAACCTCCCTTACTCCAGAAACTCTGAATTATAAAGGATTTATCCCAATACAGACATTtcatggatttacaaacatctcTCAAAGACAATACTGCTTGTGGACACTAGAATAACTATTGGAATTTGTGTGACAATTTATGCTTTACCTTTAAATGCTGTGTTGatgtaatttgatgttttaatgaaacttcctttcctgttatgataagtcagtcaatcttgatatcaaaatgattgtaccatactaacaaaattATTTCTGaacgttgtattgttatattttgaagtttaagcattccatggacatttgaaatattgaCTTCAATCTACCGACCACTTCACACCTATCTTATCTCAGGACAACGCCCAGTCAggtaaactgaccaatgaaaagCTCACCCTCAAAAAGGGATACCCCGCATTTCTTGGATTATAAAAACCCAAGATGAACAATCAC
The Osmerus mordax isolate fOsmMor3 chromosome 25, fOsmMor3.pri, whole genome shotgun sequence DNA segment above includes these coding regions:
- the ccdc169 gene encoding coiled-coil domain containing 169 produces the protein MGETDLSKYDLARLQAELEQEREMKEMLEDSISDLRSTLSELQDRLRSVDGEGNEWKTRYETQVDLNGQLKRQTTLLHERLEDLRGNPVDRLASIRSYDDMPMDALRQRLKLLTNEKAGLQSQLTDCRQRIEQEGKAFHKTNDERRAYLSEIAKDALRQRLKLLTNEKAGLQSQLTDCRQRIEQEGKAFHKTNDERRAYLSEIAKLSSTLDANRRQYLCQPRGAPESQQRGKPSKLPVSDSTRGGRGGGGAVRKEVVGSRLPKLKH